CCATCCATCTCAGTGACGGAGCAACACAGAGGGCAGCCTCTGATTTTCTGGCTCTGCCACTGACCCATCTCATAAAAAGCGTTTCAATCCGAACCCATCTCACGCCCTCAGTAATTTGCAGTAAATTAATTAGACTTTTTGTTCTCTAATATAATAGTAATAGCTATACAAAACGCTTACTTGTCTTAATTAAAGGCACTAATTCAATCTTCAGCGGTAATCTCCATGCTTCCCACCATGTTTCTTCATAGACTTCATGAGTTGCTTGACAAACATCAAACAAACAACTAAAAACCCAAAAGCAGCTATCCCTCCCACTGCAATTGCCACTGTCCTCTGTGTATGGTGCCTAGACTCTGCAAGTTCATACACCAATTGAGCATTCGTTTCAAAGCACTTTAATTCATAAGCGCTGTTAATAGAAGTGATTTGTTAATAGAAGTGATTTATCAAACGCACGTCGAAAAAGGCATTAAATGTCAAAAGAAGTTAGTCTAAAACACCATACAactgtctctctctcatctaTCGTCATACCAATTTATTATCATCTACAAcagaaattaaataatttaaagaGATCCCACATCATATTTTGACTTGCATCTCCAACAGAAATTAAATAATTCAaagagaaattaaataaaaaatttgggatgtgctatccacacatttcattttatttctcacacaccccttgatgaTTTCTGTTTGTTGATATTCCTTAATTCATCTGATTCGACGTCtataaattaaaaagatgtgtgagaagtaaaatgggatgtgtggatatcacactccAAAAATTTAAGAACCCCACATAAAAATCAAAGTGTGTCCAGCCAAAAACAACTTGGAATTAAATGCTCAAAACAAATATCAACACAAAGCGTATAAACCCTTCTAGAGAAACAGTGATTTTCACACTCCGTTTTTATTTCcggttatttttttgttttcgccCTCGATTCTCTTTAATTTGTTCAATCctacaattaaataaaaatagaagaaCGCACAGGAAAATAAGCAGTGCGGAAATaacttttcaaaatttatacttcaaagataaagaaaagtttatttttttggtcTCAGACATTACctgatgaagaaggagaagaagttaTGCCTGTCACACCATTGGGGTAAAATTTGTAGCTAATATAGCACTTCTGCAGATAAATCTGCGCAGAAATTGCACCATTGCAGTCACTTTTAGCCCTCTGATCAGCACTTTTCACACAATCCCCACAATCCTCACTTCCCAAATCCCCCTCACACTGCCCCAAAATATACAGTGACTGATAAGTCCCAATATAAAACCCACCACTCCCATTTTTCACCCCATTTTCCACCATCCCAAAAGCTGTATCCCTCTTGTCCGCAAACCCAGCACTCACCCCGCTTGCCTGATCTTTCCCACAAATTTTAAACAGAAACTCTGTCCCCGGAACCTGTTTATACCCAGCAACCTCATACCTCAGGTAACACCCACCCAGCTGGACTCTAGCTGCTACGACTTCCCCACAGAGTTTCTTGGCCAAAGCTGGAATCTTTTTCACACAGAGGCTGCAGTCGGATGTGCTGAGGTCTCCCCTGCATTGGTACACCCCCAAGATTGCGTTTTGGCCGTCGCCAAAGGTGGTGGAAAAGTAAGTCTTTTGCGACGACTGAGAAACCAGAGAATCAAACAGAGATTTGAGGTTTTGTTTGTAAACTCCATTTGGGTCTTGGAAGTTTTGGTTCGCACAGCCTTTGTAGATCAAGTTTGTGAGATCAgcagaaatggtgaaaaaaggAAAGGAGGCGAAGAGGGTGACGAAAAACAGAGCAGATAAGATGGAAGGGGAGGGCTTGGAAGTGTGAAAAACCATCTTTGGGTTGTGGGACTTGAAATTTGTTCACACCATGGAAAGGTTTAAGAAGGGGTTTGGAGTTTCTTTGGAGGGGTGCTTTCGGAGATTTGTAGAGATTTGGTGGGTTTAGTTGAAAAACAAGGAAGGAGCTCGGCTTTTTTTTGGAGGGGGTGCTTTTTGGGCCGGCTTTGTGTTTGTAGCTTtgctaagagcaactccagcgttGCAAAAGCCCTAGAGCAACTCATTATTGAATATCTTCCAGTTAACATTAACCGTTTTTAATAAATAGTAACTACTTTTGCATCTTCATCCTTAAATTGAATAGTCGTTTTTGCTgtgtttaatcatttatttccTTATGAGCACAGACGGTGTTCGAAGTTGTctgaaaaaaattcaattttaaaGAATACGAAGACATGTTTTGTCGTGAACATTATTTGGTTAACCTCAGTAACCTTAATTTTTATCAACTCCTTTGCTCGTATGAGTATCTCGTTTCGGCCCTCTTGTACGGTGAAACCAAATCCAGATCTAACTCGGTTTGGTCCCATAATTACTGTGATATGCCTCATTAATTTGATGTGTTTGAGATCATATCGTTGTTAGCAAAACTAAATTAAGCTGTTTATTCAGTTCAAGTTACAGAATACTTATTCAAGTCAAATTACAAATTTCGTTTGGGTTCATGATCTGATGTGATTCTTTTGCTGCAAAACCTGGACTTTGGAGTACACTGATTGTATATCATTTTTGACCCcgtgcttttgaatatatattgGTTTGACACTTTGACTGCAATTAAGAACGCGTacatttttcaacatttgatgAGCCGTACTCGCATACCATGcatagtgtgtgtgtgcagcACAGCAGTGACCTGAAAGAAGATCATATCCACAtgggaattagggttttagtcTCTAAAGTGACTTTGTGTGAGCAACAAGATTGTTGTTGAGATATAACACGCTTCTATATATAAAGCATAGACAATAAAATTTAAGTTTACCTTCAACTTTTCTTTATATTTAGCAGGTTGAGTGCTTAATCCAACCACAAATTGCCAAATTTCAATGTGAATATAGAAAATTTTTAGAGTGAATATTGTGTTTTTTGTGTCCGGTGAATGGTAATTTGGAGTTTTAAAAGTTTGTTTGTGACCTAAGATACCTTTTTGGAAAGGAAATGACGTGACGAAATAAACTATTACCTTGCCACCACATGAGATGGATTTTGGGCATTTAAGGTTGTttatgtggagccaaaaataatcataaggcgacacgtggatttttggatataagaggacaaaaatacctttGAGGTTCAACGGGACTCCTACGTGGGAGCAACGGACAATCATCCTTCAACTAAatcaaaaatgcccaaaataggtaacaattcaaaacctatctcatcaaactcttctacaaggtaactcccaaaacctaTTTTATTCCATATATCTTTTacctcattttcccttttttagttgatcaattagctatttattCACTCCATAACCTCCCAAAAAACATTCCttttattatgttaattagccaattaatatatttattcctaatcaatatattaatttgctaattaaatcaccaaataacacccaAAATACACATAAAAGGCCGGCCACTCTTTCTCCAAAGAGGACCGGCCATGCCCTATAAATATGACCTacttttctctaaaaacctaggtcttgactcttgctaaaattctccaaaactctttaaacacttttctccctaaattctaactttggcattagaggttcttcagccaaagccccccatgcatcgtgggcgcgtgaggctcttggccttaacctaaggtgttatttgttttgtaggtgcaattttgtccaagatcaaggaggaagaaatttgcattcaCAAATTGTTGATCTCATTGAGAGAAGAGTgacacactcgtagaagactcccACATCAAAaagtttttctattttcttgtccatttgtagatttttcgtacgttcttattattagaattttttatttgcaaagattctttgataaaatgtaaaagagaaatacaatggctagaagtttagaaaattccacaagtgaaaattccaatatccAAGGAATGGGACATCGGCaatccacgaggctaaatgcgacaataagtggagcggcaccaccacaacgagtttccaccatgggaaccaccacggtggctaccttGGTAGCcattcgtggcgaggtccatggtgcctttaCCACGGCCTGAGTCGTGTCATCCAAGGCAGCTTACGTCATTAAGGCCACGACCCAAGCCTCATTCTCACATGCATCACgcaccgagcagcccactctcgtggcccagcctgctccagcTGAGCAGCCCaatcccgtggcccagcctgctcccgctgAGCAGTCCACTCTCATGACCTAGCTTGCTCCGCCCGAGCAGCCTACTTCCATGACCCAACCTGTACCTgctgagcagcccactctcgtggcccagcctgctcccgccgagcAACCTACTTTCTTGGCCCAACATGCTCCaaccgagcagcccactcccgtggcccagcctgtttCAGTCAAGTAGCCTACTCTTATAGCCCAACCTGCTTCCGCGGCCCAATCTACTCCCATGGCCTTCTAAGTAACCCAAATCGATCCAAGATTAGTTTAACTATCCTGGCTCCAAATTTCCAGACCGACGATCGAACCAggagcattttcaccacatttttctACGGATTTggcatttcccaactcaaatctcgcgcccagagtttaccacacttccactactcaagAAAACGTATTCATTCCAAGCTATTCCAACCCAAAcagagaacaacacttgtcttgacaagtcatagagttaacGAGTGCCCTCGCAcagcagacgaccttggtgatcagctcttgcagcgcaccgagatgcaacgtgcctTAGACGAGGTGTCCctaagtaggacaagggcagacaaagaACATTTtcagcagcgtcccggcaagcagccacgaACCAAGTGTTCatgcagtgtacattcccgattaGGCCCccaagatagcgtatactcccgtcttataGCGCGgatgagcgtgcactctcgactataCCCACAAACGAGCATACATTCATAGTTGGGGTCACACTAGATAGTCAACATAAGCAACTTTCCAGCCGAAATGATCATTCGCAGCTAAGCCCGCAATGAGCATCATCCACGGCTAAGCCCGCaatgagcatcatccacctcacatcggagtaggcagcacgacggacggagagaaatAGCCACTAAATCTGGCTCAAGTTCAACTGACAGTCTGCGAAAAACTCGCTCGCTTGCTAGGAACGTGCAACACGCACCTCATCCGcagcatagacgagccaaaca
This genomic interval from Malus domestica chromosome 05, GDT2T_hap1 contains the following:
- the LOC139195738 gene encoding plasmodesmata-located protein 1; protein product: MVFHTSKPSPSILSALFFVTLFASFPFFTISADLTNLIYKGCANQNFQDPNGVYKQNLKSLFDSLVSQSSQKTYFSTTFGDGQNAILGVYQCRGDLSTSDCSLCVKKIPALAKKLCGEVVAARVQLGGCYLRYEVAGYKQVPGTEFLFKICGKDQASGVSAGFADKRDTAFGMVENGVKNGSGGFYIGTYQSLYILGQCEGDLGSEDCGDCVKSADQRAKSDCNGAISAQIYLQKCYISYKFYPNGVTGITSSPSSSESRHHTQRTVAIAVGGIAAFGFLVVCLMFVKQLMKSMKKHGGKHGDYR